The following proteins are co-located in the Pan troglodytes isolate AG18354 chromosome 5, NHGRI_mPanTro3-v2.0_pri, whole genome shotgun sequence genome:
- the ZNF391 gene encoding zinc finger protein 391 has translation MESLRGNTAQGPTNEEDYKNEGQLSRQTKCPAQKKSSFENTVVRKVSVTLKEIFTGEEGPESSEFSLSPNLDAQQKIPKGDGSPISRKNSKDNSDLIKHQRLFSQRKPCKCNECEKAFSYQSDLLVHSRIHGGEKPFECNKCGKSFSRSTHLIEHQRTHTGEKPYECNECGKAFSRSTHLSLHQRIHTGEKPYECSECGKAFSRSTNLSQHQRTHTQERPYKCNECGKAFGDRSTIIQHQRIHTGENPYECSKCGKAFTWISSLIEHQRTHTGENPYECSECGKVFSRSSSLTEHQRIHSGEKPHECRVCGKGFSRGSSLIIHQRTHTGEKPYKCNDCGKAFCQSSTLIRHQHLHTKE, from the coding sequence ATGGAAAGCCTCAGAGGGAATACTGCTCAGGGTCCTACAAATGAAGAAGACTATAAAAATGAAGGCCAATTATCAAGGCAAACAAAATGTCCTGCACAGAAGAAATCCTCTTTTGAGAACACAGTAGTCAGAAAAGTGTCAGTGACACTCAAAGAAATTTTCACAGGGGAGGAAGGCCCTGAATCCAGTGAATTTAGTCTAAGCCCAAACCTTGACGCACAACAGAAAATTCCAAAGGGAGATGGATCCCCAATATCTAGGAAAAACTCCAAAGATAATTCAGACTTAATTAAACACCAGAGACTTTTCTCACAAAGAAAACCTTGTAAATGCAATGAATGTGAAAAAGCCTTTAGTTACCAATCAGACCTTCTTGTACACAGTAGAATTCATGGTGGAGAAAAGCCTTTTGAATGCAACAAATGTGGGAAATCTTTCAGCCGAAGTACACACCTTATTGAACATCaaagaactcacactggagagaaaccttatgaatgcaatgaatgtggaaaagcttTTAGCCGGAGCACACATCTTAGTCTACATCAGAGAATccatactggagaaaaaccatatgaatgtagtgaatgtggaaaagcctttagCCGAAGCACTAACCTTAGTCAGCATCAGCGAACTCATACTCAAGAAAGGCCttacaaatgtaatgaatgtgggaaagccttcggTGACCGTTCAACCATAATTCAGCATCAACGAATACACACTGGAGAGAATCCCTATGAATGCAGTAAATGTGGAAAAGCTTTCACTTGGATCTCATCGCTTATTGAACATCagagaacacacactggggagaACCCCTATgagtgcagtgaatgtgggaaagTGTTCAGTCGAAGCTCGTCTCTTACAGAACATCAGAGAATCCACAGTGGAGAAAAGCCTCACGAGTGTAGAGTGTGTGGAAAGGGCTTCAGTCGAGGCTCATCCCTTATTATTCATCAGAGAACTCATACCGGGGAGAAGCCATACAAATGTAATGACTGTGGAAAAGCCTTCTGTCAGAGTTCAACTCTGATCAGACATCAGCACCTTCATACTAAAGAGTAA